In Anaerolineales bacterium, one DNA window encodes the following:
- the atpE gene encoding ATP synthase F0 subunit C — MDAEAAKLIGAGLAMIGAIGAGAGIGIVTGGAVQAMARNPDVTSTIQTNMILGIAFAEAVAIYCLVVALLILFVF; from the coding sequence ATGGATGCTGAAGCTGCAAAATTAATTGGCGCTGGCCTGGCCATGATCGGCGCAATCGGCGCGGGTGCTGGTATTGGTATCGTGACCGGTGGCGCCGTTCAAGCCATGGCGCGCAACCCTGATGTCACCAGTACGATTCAGACAAACATGATTCTCGGCATTGCTTTCGCTGAAGCGGTTGCCATTTACTGTCTGGTTGTCGCCCTGCTCATCCTGTTCGTTTTCTAA